AGGCTCTTCACGAGCAGATGAGAAAGATCCATGCTTCTGAGATGGAAACTGTGAGAATTGTAACTGCAGAGCTCAAAGAAGCAACAAAGACACTGCAGGACATTGTTGCAGAAGAAAACTCCCTCAAGAACCTTGTGTATACTCTGAGGCAAGAACTAAAACATGTGAAGAAGGAGCAGGATGAAGTGAGGGAGAAGGAACAGGCAGCGGCAGATCTTGCTTCTTCCCTTGCTGAAGAACTGCAAGGGAGCATGGCAATGGCAAAGCCTAAGCCTGGTTCTGAGGAGGAGAAGGAAGCTGAAACCTATTACGAGCAGAGTCTGCAAATCCGGAAACTAAAAAAGGAGGCAGACGAAGCGAAGAGAGAAGCTGAAGAGATGAGCAGAAAGGCTCAAGAGCTGAAGCAGGAGGCTAAAAATTCCCGGGCAGTGTCTGAAGAGCAAGGGATTAAGCTCCAAATTGCTATGAAGGAGGCTAAGGAAGCAAAAGCATCAGAACAAAGAGCCCTTGTGGAGATGGAGCATCTCGCTGAAGTGCAAGCCAGAGTCACAAACTCGAAAACCGGTGCTAGGATCAAATTGTCAAAGAATGAGTATGAAACAATGAATGAAAAAATCAAGAAGTGTGAAGATTTGGTTCATGAGAAAGAGGCAGCTGCCAAGGCCGAGTTACAAGCAATTTGCATGAGGAAGAATGAAGTGGAGATGAAGGTGCAAGCTAATCTGAAAGCAATTCAGGAGATAAAGGCTGCAACAGAAATGGCTTTGTGGCATGCAGAGATGGCGGATTCTGCAAAGGAGGCATTTGAGAATGAACTAATGAGGTGGCGCCAACAAAAGCAAAAATCAGATGTTTCCTCCAAGATGATGGATTTCTCAGAGAGCTCTTCAAGATCAGTGTCACTTAGCATCTAGAAAGTGAAATCCACCAACAGATGCTTGTGAGATTGATTGACTCAttctttcattcattcattATAACAAAGGAACACTCCTTGCAGTGAAACACCACTCACTTTATGTATCAGCATCTCTCATAGTACGCTTGGAAACATTTAAGGCTTCCATTTTTTCATTGAAAGAACATTGTGCAAAAAATGCCAATTATCATTGTATACATACTCTTGCTCCTAGGTGATAACTTTAAAGTAAAGTTTCTGCCTCTTCAGTCAGGTAAACTTAAAATGTAGACATAGTTGTCTATCGTTCCTTACTGCACATTATGTAGACTTTTGCAAAGTCAACGATGGTTAAAAGTACCATGTGTTATTACAGGAAGTAACAAAACATCAACATCACAAATTCACAATCTAGTCGTACCAAATAATCAGGATTCTTAGAATGCTTCTAAAACCAAACCAACTCGCCTAATATATATCGAGACATTAGGAGGCTTGAGCATCAAACATTCTCATTGGAGAAATTCTTGTATGAAATATAAATCTAGCACTTCATATTTTAACACAATAACAATCAAACTCACTCCACTAGCTTTGTTTAAACTACACTTCACTGCTGTGCTTAAATTAGGAATGTCATGTCTGTCAATTCAAGAGCCTTTTTAATTAACGAGGACAAAGGACatgattattttatattgtaATAACGAATGGGAAACAAAACACTGGCGCATAAATGAATTGGATGTGATGAATTGATTATATTCTGAGACTAACATTAATAGTAAAGTATTATGTAAACAACAATACTTTAGCCACAAATAAGAATGTATTTTTATTCCTACTTATTTCTCTATACAATACTTtcaatttaatatattatatctGCAAAGAAATGGACAAATGATATATCTAATCTGGCTACTACCTCTGAATTtctaaaacaaacaaaaaatatggATGATTAGTAGTACTGTCAAAGATCAGATGATCaagagattcaacaaagccttaGATGTTAACTCATCAATGCAAATCCTGAACGCAAGTATTAGTCATCATTGATTTTGAGGTCTGAAACTCCATTGCCATTATGAAACTTCTGTAACTCTGACTCTAAAGTCTTGGCAATTGATGCTTCTTCACCTTCGGCCGGCGGCTCCGGAAAATCTACATGAAAGGATCCCTGCTTGATGGGTTCAACAGATTCACGGAGTCTGGCTTGCTGATTGATGTAACTGTAGAGCTGTTGGTGAAAGGGGTGATCCAAGGAATAGCAATTTTCACTTCCTCTCCCTGAATGCTTGGATGATCCAGAGCCTTCTTTTTTGCAgaagtgtggcagagatgagtAATCCATGATCTACATACCAAGTTTTCTTTATTAGATTCAATTAGGCAACGTAGAAAAAGAATGCGGAAACCACATAACCAAGACTGTCTCTACCTTCAACAACTCCTCTCGCCCACAGCCTGGTAACACCTGCACTTTTCTTTTTGTCCTCTCTTGTAAAAGTGGCTTCACAACCTGCTAATGCTAAGTGTTTAACATCATGCTGGTGTCTCAATAGGTGCTCAGCAGAAAGCAACTGCCATTTAAAGTAGCAATTTCACACAGGAAACAAAGTTGTAGAGAATAATGTCTTCTTACCTTCCAACAAGCTGAAAATATGTATGGGGTATTTACAACGTAATAAGTTTCTGTCTTCTCGGGGTAGTTCAGATCATCAATGGATGATATAATAGTTAACAACTGCAACAGCATAAACAAGTCAGCAAGATATATAGCCATTAAACTCAGGGAAGGGAGGAGGGAAGAAACTTCATTATGTCATTTTTCATAAAGCAATGAGCAAAGACTCCAATCTGGAACAAAATTTTGTGCATGTTAAGCACTTTCAGATATACTACAAGTTACTAATCCTGATCTGATAACAACCATTTTTACATGAGCACAAACTTCTCCAGCATACCAATTCTTCACAAGCCATTCTATTCACAATCCATATATAACTTCAAGAAGGAACATAAATAAATTCAGTGCATAATTAATCATGGGCATGCTAGTCTTGCTGGATCAAGTGGCCATATGAACTAAATAAGTACCTTAATCTGGTTCAGGGCTGACAGCTTCAATCCTGTCATATCTAAAACCTTTATACATTTGGTAATAGGCCGCCCATGCTTCTTCGACGCAGAAGGCTGCAGCCATATGTGTCAAAACAAAAAGGAAGAAAGTCTCCTATAACTAATAACTGGTTAACAGAAGAGTATTCCAAAGACTACTGCTCACCAAGATTACTCGATCACGATATTCATTAATTTGAATGTGAGACTGCACATAATAATGAACCTGCACTCAAACAAACATACAAAATAATGCCAGAAGAGATTGGAATCAAAAGCCTGAAGATTAATGTATACTGTACCCCAAAAAATAAAGCAGtgtcctttttcttttcttctaatAATTAAACTTACAGATGCTTTATCTAATGTGCTAAGCCCAGCACCAATTGCGAAGACAGGAAGACCCTAGAGGAAAATAAACAGGGAAATAAGTCAACTAAACAATATTATTTGATCAACATAAATGTAAGTATGTGGTCATAAAACCAATGTTTCACTAACAATTGCAATAATGTCAGGTTGCTTTCTGTTTTGAAGCACAACTATGATGAAATGGAATGAGAAAAAGAATATGTTTGAGAATGAGTACCTCTCTTGAGTACCCTGACAAACCTATGAGTTGTGAATCACGCACTGCTCTGTATAAATCAGGAGGAATAATTGGTCTCTGAAAAGAATCACCAAAAAGATTTAtgtgatgaaaaagaaaaaaccaaTACAGCACTAATGAGACACACTGTATACttagcaaaataaaaaaaaaaggatagcAGGAAACAAACCTCAttgaatcaagcattgaacttggaaaaaaaaagaatatatatatataaactattGTGTTAGAGATACAACATAATATGAACTTACAGATAAGATGTTGTCAATATCATTTTGAACTCTCCAGTTTAAACAATCAACCAACTGAAACACAGTACAACATCATGTTACTTAGTTTTAACTTACAGTGAAGAAGATATTAGCAAGCAAAAGATTAAACAAAAAGGACACTTGCACTATGTATCTTACCATTTTATGGGCCTTGGAAGGATTCCACTCTCTTGCTTTTAAAAATCGCACTAGAGTTTGAGTGACATATCCTTGATGAACATTCTATCCATGAAAGCAAGTAAAATcaatgagagagagaaaaggagaAGGAACAAATGTATTATATCGAATTTAGAAGGAAGAGTTATTAGCTTTTTCAGCCAACTTTTAGTCAATACTAATATAGACAGAAATTATTACTCGTGTTCATCAGTATATAATTAAGAAACTGAGTGAAAGTGtgaaacacaagaaagactatAGATACTTAAAAATTGAAACATTTTACATAGTGTGCCAAATATTCAAATCACCAGCAAAGACAAAGATTTCACTTTCAGGGACTCAAGCTATGTAAAGAGAACCCATTATCTCACAAAACCTACAAAGCAGCGAGCTTTCTAACAGGCgatacaagaacacaaaaattaatgcagattaaaaaaaaacaatatataAACTGTCAAAATCAGCATAGTTTCCTAGTAGCAAAACCCAGGAAGTAATTTTAATTCAAAGTCAATAACTGTGGTCGGGAGAAAAGTTGAAAGGTCAAAAAGTCAAGGAATGAATTTGACTTGAAGAATTTGGAACCGATCGGTTAGAGcagaaagaaaggaaggaagaaagaaaggatgaagaacgaaagcAGAAGGAAAATAGGAGAAATGCTAACCTGGAATGTTTTCTTCAATGGCTCCTCAACTGCCATTGTTGGGAAATGGAGTTCAGCAAAAGAGAAAACAAGTGAGGAGCCCATaatgagaagaaaaggaagaaagagagGTAAAGGAGAAACCTTGATCCATTGATGCTTGCAACTCTTTGACGGCTTCCTCAGGAACAAGCCCCATTTTGTTGTTGCTGAGAATGAATGAAGAGCCAACAAGCCCAGAAATTGGTGGCGTGAATGTgaacacaacacaaacccaatTCAATTGGGGATAAGCCTTTGTCGCAGCTTGCTTAGGTTCAGTTTTCTTCGCACTTTAATTTGCTATTTTGCTTCAATGTTACTGATACCGCTGACGAGAAATTTGAAGAACGGAGAGAAACACACACGGAGAGAAAGGTCTAACGAAGAAAAGGAGGGTGCATTATATATAACTAAAGAGAGGAGAGTCAAAACTCAAGATTCAAGAATGGCGGGCCTAACCTAACCCCGCTCTCACCTGGAAACAAATTCTCTGTGAATTAAATTTACATTTGATAAATTGAATCTTCTTGAGAGAATAGTTAATTCAAAacacacacactctctctctgTGGATTAAATTGAATGTTCTCGTGATTAGTGGCATGGTTGATGTTTATTTTTCCCTTACTACTATTATATGTTAGAAATAAAGATGCAGAAAAAAGGGAAGCTTCCGAATCTACAGTATCAGAAGACTTTTCAGCATAAAGCAGGAACCAAAGTATCTTTTATCCTATGTTTGTTTGAGTGGAAatggaaggaaagaaaagagagaaaaaaaaaaataggaaagaaaatgattattttttattgtttagttgaagagaaaaattgaaaggaaagaaattggatgaaaaaaaattagtggagttcactaatttttttttctctaacattggaaagaaaatagagagaaaaCTAATGTTTCTCTCTCTACTTCCAATACTACATCTTcactttttttaatatatattataatatagggataaaattgtctttttataacatttctttccttcttattttcctttcaatcaaatacatctaaagaaaataaaaatccactcaatttcttttctttcctttcttttctttctatttccttcctctctatttctttcctttcaacCAAACATAGTCTTAATTCTTGAATAAAATCACAGCCACGTCCCGGAAGATTTTGATTTCGGATCATTAGTGTCCCaaggaaaacaaaaaattaatttgaccatttacaataataaatggagataattttttaattttttattaatttatcacgtaaaatttaataatgatatttatatatctttatTTATATCTGAATCAAAGTTATGAGTTTATGAGTTTTGGAGATTTTAATTGGCACAATATTATTTTCAAGTTAGAAGATAGAATTATCTACGACGACATTCGGATACTTAAGTTAATAGTGTTCTTAAGTGTTAAAATAGACAGATATCTACTTGCTAagttttctcttttctttataCCGTTTTTTCGATTCGACATTATTAGAAATTTACTGTTTTCGATATCTattttttactatcataatatGGTGACTTAAAGAGGTTTTGACGTTTTTTTTCCTCGTGATATATCCTTTAGCTCGTAACGTAATATTCTCGTTAAATGTTAATAATATTCTTTAGCTTGTCGTTTCGATAAAAATATCTATCATTTTCTGGTCTTTGATAGCAAAACGTGGTTTATATTGTATATCAAATTAGGATAACTCTATGGACTAACTCAACATCCGACCTGTCAAATCTGGCTTTTGCAAAACCTTTCAAATTAGTTTATCGGTTCGTACTATAATTAAATAGCTTTGAAAATATTGACGTAACTGACGCGCCAACGTAATCAAACCAAAAGccaatttttctaattttaaatatcTTAATTCATGTAATTGAAGAACCTTACTTATAAAATAGACAGGCCATTGGTGTTTACCCTCATTTTTCAATACTAAAGTGAAAGCTATAGTTTCCTCAATCACagataaatacaaataaaagggGTTTTCAGGTTCTAATTTTGTTAAGATAGGAAGAGACGGCAATAATTGTTTAAAATATTGGAAGGCAGTCTCACACTCCTCTATCCAAGCAAAATCCATTCCTTtttcattaaattaaaaaatggtTTCATTTTTTCAGCAGAAACACCCAAAAATCTTGATAAAGCGACTAACCAACCTGTAAGCCTTTGAATTTCTTTAAGGCTCTAAGGACTTGACATGTCGAATATAGCCTGACACTTCTCAGAATGAGCTTCTATTCTCCTTTGAGTTACCATAAAACCTAAAAATTTACCTCTTCAAACTCCAAAAACGCATTTCGCTGGGTTCAACCTCATCTTGTGAAGTTGGAAGCAAGATATTTCTTTCAAATTAGTAATCAAATTAGAGTCTTCTTTAGTTTTTATCAACATGTTGTCAGTATAGACTTCCATGTTCTTCCCAATTTGCTGCTTGAACACTTTGGCCATCAACTCCTGATAAGTGGTCCCTATATTTTTCAAACTAAAAAGTATTACGGTATTAGTAAATCCCTTCCGAGATAATAAAAGAGGTTTTATCTTTATCAGGTTTATGCATACGTATCTGATTATATCCAATATAAGCATCTAAGAAACTGAGTATATGATATCCTGAGATAGAATTTATCATGTTATCTATATTAGGCAACCATGTAGAATAAGTTAATTCTCTGATAAATCCAGCATCCAACAACTCTTGAACCTGTTTCTTGACCTCGAAAGCTCGGTCAGACGACATCATTCGACGTTGTTGCGCAACAGACTTAAACGTAAAATTAATAGCAAGTTGGTGGGACATGAATGTGAGATCTATCCCGCACATATCAAAAGGTTCTCATGCAAATAAATTTACATACCTCTCAAGAAACCCTAAAGTTTCAACTTCAAGGGATAAAGTAAATCCTTATTAATTTTGGTGTATCTTTATACAACATCTCCAATATGAAACTTTTCTAAATTTCCATTGGGCTTTGGTCTCGACTTCGCTTGAATTCAGGTGTCCATATTAACAAGAAATACGCCAGTAGAATCCTTAGCTTTGTCTCTCAAGGACAAACTCGCTTTATTGCACTTTATGGCAGTTACCCGATCTTGTTGAATAGTTGCCACCCGACTTTCTGAGGTTATATACTTCATGATCAGgaattttgttaaaataaatGCAGACAAATAATTCAACGTCTTCTTTTCGAGGATCACATTATAAGTTGTTGAATCCTTCTGAACGACAAATTCTGCTGGAACCACTTTAACGTTTGGACCTTCCCCTATGGTAAATACGAGATCAATAGCCCCATGAGGCTTGATGTAGTGATCTCTTAATCCCACTATCCCAAGAAGGTATGACTTCAAGTGCTAGTCCTTCAATCCCAATGCATCAAAAGCGTTCCTAAAAAGCAAATTCGAATCTGCCCTAGTGTCTACTAGGATTCCTCTTACAATGTAATTTTCTAATTTTCCAGTAATTACTAATGGCTCATCATCATTTGATATGGTGAACTGAAAATCATCCAATGTGAATTGTACAGTAGGGATGCTGGTTACTTCCAGGACCTCCGAATTTACTGCTTTAACATATCTTTTAATGGCATTCTTAGATTTAGGCAATCCATTTCTGCATATTTTGGTCTTCATCATCATTTTGCCCTCTGAGCGACCTAACGTGTTGAACAAATTTGGGAAGTTTTCCATCTTGAATTGCTTGTTTCAATGTATCCTTTAAATCGATGCAATCTTCAGTTTGATGACTATAGGATTTATGATAGTCACCATATTGTGACTTATTCAAAGAAGCCCTTGATTGTATTTATCTTGCTTTAGGGAGGATACCCCTGTGAGACACTTGCTGATAAACTTTCGCTAATGAGGTCACCAACAGAGTATAGTTTAAAAACTTTCCAACTCGCGGGGTTGACGGCTTTGGGGTGTAGCTTATCCTGATGTCCTGACCTTATTAGGTGATGGAGCGAGGTTTTTGCTCTTGGTCACAATCACTTTCGAGACATCTTCATCCCTCATATACTTTAAGGCGATTTGATGGATTTTTTCCATAGATTTTACATTCCTGGAAGTCAAGTGTCTCCGAAAATTCCCTTCTAACAAGCCTGCAACTAGGATATGCATATGACTTGTGAGAAAACACGACTTGTGTATATGCATCacccttgtgcgtacgcataaaTCAGAAAGGCTTCCCAACTTGTGTATACGCACAACTTGAAAATTTTCTGGGTGTATGTATGCATACCCCTCCTGCGTACGCACGAGTACTAACACCCACCTTGTTAGGTGTGCACGCACCATATTATGCGTTGGCACGCGAACCggaatttttggtttttttgtaaattctcagatttcagatttttataccaaatttcaaattttcataactttttccacaaatttttatttttcttcattcttAAACTATTTTAAAGATCGTTTCACTAGCTTAAACTAACACAAATTGCATTTGATTTTGAACTCCGAGCGCCAAATTATGACCCGTCGAAGTTGGTCAAAAACTAGTTTTTACCAAATTTTACTTAAGTGCCAAATTCACTAATTCTCAAttcaattcaactcaaaaccaACCCAAAATCATTCATAGGCATCCTCAACGCATAATTCTCAATTCTCTATCTATCCTTACAATTCAAGACTTAATCAACTCAATTTCAACACCGTCAATTAATTCTAACATTTAATCCATCATTAGTCAAAACCAAACCATCAATCCCACAATAATTCACACAATACCAATATATCCATTATCACAAACAACCAAACATCAATTAACTCATACCACTTACCTCCACTTATCAaataggagattcatcatccTATCACGGGTTCTGGTCCAATTTTGATATCAATCAACATCATAAACATCCATATCACTCAATCTACAATATTGCAACCAATTTCAATCCAACCCTATCTTAGGGACAATTAACCTAGATTTTCACATAGTGTTACACGGTACCTATCTAAAATTAAGATCTGTACCTTCGTTGATGGTGATCTCAACCTCGAAAAACTCTTCTCCAACAATACCAACCTCCACCAAATTCTCAACACTTTGATATGCAACTCTACTCTGCACCAAATTAATGCCAATGCCAATTCCGAACGAGCCGAGATAATCCACACAATCTAATCACAATAATAACTCAACTTTCATACTAGGATTTTACTCAAAATTATGGAGAATGAAGGGAGTTAAGCTTCCTTACCTTAACCTAAGAATCCATGCTAGAGTACCCCTAAAGAACCAAAATCACAGGATTTCAACTCACACGTACCCTAAAAAATACAAAACCGAAGAGAATCGAAATCTGGGCAAGGATTTCGTGTTTACTTAGCACAATGCCtagataaaattaaagatgGATCCAAAACGAACGCGTGGCCAAAAACGGCTCGTTAATCAGAGTTTCAGAGCAAAAGTTATGGACAAATAAAGATGGTGATGAATAGTGTTaggatctctctctctctctcttaaaacctttaaaattagtgcTTTAATTCATATCCTAATTTTTATTCtcctaaattataatttttttattttctaatcttctttatttttaattaattattcaacatttataaattttacagAAAATATAGTGAAGTTAAAATGGCTAAGAAGGCCACTTAGGTGTTGGAATAAGGATAAGTTTGGCTTGATTAACAATAATATTGAGAAGGTAGAGAGGGAGATGCAGAGGATTGATAAGCATATTGAACAAGGAGAAGTGGATGAATGCTCGTTAGCAAGAAGTAGAGCTTTACAGGTGTTAGCAGAATGTTGGTATACAAAGAAGGAATTTTATTCGAAACAAATGTCACGATCAAGATTTGCTTCAAgtatggatcaaaacacaagttTTTTCATGCTATCACTGAACAAAGGAAGGGTGCTAAAATAATGAACAATATATGAATACAAGGGAGGATCTTCAGTGGATCAAGAAGGGTAAAGAGAGTCGTGAGGGTATTCTTTAAGAAACTCTATATATACGGAGGAGTAATTTTCGAATATAGAGTTTGAAGCATTATTGGTGATTTCTATCACAAATGAGAAAGCGAAGGAGCTGGAGGTAATTCCGGATGAGGATGAGATAAAGAAAACAGTGTGGGAATGTAATCCAACAAGAGCACCAGGACCAGATGGCTTTAACTTCTGAGTATTAGAAAGCTATGAGGAGTGATTGGTGTGGAGTTCTGTAGGATAGTGACAATGTTCTTTACAGATGGGATTTTACCAAAGAAGGCAAACTTGACTTGGGTGGCTCTTGCACACAAAGAAGGAGGAAAAGATGACCTTGGGGACTATAGACTAATAAGCATGGTGGGATATTTGTATAAGGTTATATCTAAGATGCTTGCAAATAGACTTCGTGGTTTGATGCCTGGTCTTGTAGGGGAGGCCCAATCGGCTTTTGTAGAAGGAAGAAAGATTATGGATGATGTTCTTATTGCTTGTGAAACAGTACActaaatgaaaaagagaaaggtCCTAGCATGGCTAATAAAATTAGACTTCCAAAAAGCATACGACAGAATAAGATGGAATTTTGTAGATatgattttagaaaaatataggCTTTGGTGAAAGATGGAGGAAGTGGATTAAAGTACATGTCACTACAGCTAGTATGTCAATCTTGGTAAATGGGATTGTAACTGAACCATTCTCCATGCAAAGGGTCTGTAATAAGGAGATCCACTGTCTCCTTTTTTCTTTATATTGGTGGGAGAGGTTTTAAATAAAATGCTGGTTAGACTTAGTGAGATGAGGAGAATCAAGACGTtggaaaagggaaagaaaaaattAGCCTCTTTCGTCTGCAGTTTGTTGatgatataattttattttgtctcggAGATTTGGAGTCTGTATGAAACTATAAGAGAATCCTAAAGGATTTTGAACTGATGACAAGACAAGGTTGAAGATCAATTTGATAAATATGCAATAATTGGGATGAACTGTAAAGAGGTGAAAACTCTCCAGGCATGTGCTATTTTGGGTTGTAAAAGGATTGATCTCCCTATTTGGTATCTAGGAATTCCCTTGGAGGCTAATCCTAGAAAAGTTGTTATATGGACTTCGTTTATTAAGAGAGTGGAGGAAAGATTGAAGGGGTGGAAGGGTAAGTATCTAACAAAAGGTAGGAAAACTAGTTCTAATAAAATCAGTTTTGAACAACCTCCCAATGTACTACTTAAGCATATTTAAAACCCCAAAGAAGGTGACAAAGAAGATAAATTTCTTACAAGTGAGGTTTTTTTGGGAAAAATCGGATGGAACGAGGGGAATGCCAGTTGTAAGGTGGAAAGTAATTCAGCCCGAAAAAAAATGAGGGCTCCGGGGTAGGAGATATTGAACTAAAGAAAATGACGTTTCTCTTTTAAATGGTGGTGGAAGTTTGATAAGGGGAATTATCCTCTTTGGAAAAGGATAGTGTGCTCGTGTAATGATCTATGTGGGGATGAACGACTCTACGATCAGGGGCTGAAACTTAATACAGGACTTTGGTCGGATATAAGGAGGATTGAAGAGAGAAACGAGAGGTTGGCTACTTTATTTTTAGACAAGTTAAAAATATCAATTGGAGATGGAATAAAGACAAAATTCTGGTCTCACCTGTGGTTAAAGGAAGGAGTTTTAATGAATAAGTTTCCAAGATTGTATATGATTGCAGCAAACAAAGATAGCCTCATTAGTAGATGTGGGGTGTGGAATGGATTAAAGTGGCTGTGGAGAATCCATTGGAGAAGGCCGCTTAGGAAGTGGGAAGAAGA
Above is a genomic segment from Arachis stenosperma cultivar V10309 chromosome 1, arast.V10309.gnm1.PFL2, whole genome shotgun sequence containing:
- the LOC130946894 gene encoding WEB family protein At1g12150-like — its product is MHAGYTRKAASPRGEVGEIDTTAPFQSVKAAVSLFGEVAFHKDRFSIKRRSSENVFEKETQLVLAQKELSKIKKQLDNAETAKAKALSDLEKARMTLKNLTRKLSNMRESKQSVINAAQAVQNQGKQLEKSLKSLSVKAIGFEAWKREVENARKKYTVTINELDASKQDLTKIRQDFDAALEAKLAALQAAVDAQRSAKLNSERISELSSEIANMKVRASIEQMKLSSEAAEQEEQQSNVTGQREAQLGFYRSAKEGALEKLQALKSQYDPELVKSLDAKLAEASAEIEALHEQMRKIHASEMETVRIVTAELKEATKTLQDIVAEENSLKNLVYTLRQELKHVKKEQDEVREKEQAAADLASSLAEELQGSMAMAKPKPGSEEEKEAETYYEQSLQIRKLKKEADEAKREAEEMSRKAQELKQEAKNSRAVSEEQGIKLQIAMKEAKEAKASEQRALVEMEHLAEVQARVTNSKTGARIKLSKNEYETMNEKIKKCEDLVHEKEAAAKAELQAICMRKNEVEMKVQANLKAIQEIKAATEMALWHAEMADSAKEAFENELMRWRQQKQKSDVSSKMMDFSESSSRSVSLSI
- the LOC130940799 gene encoding SEC14 cytosolic factor-like isoform X2, whose protein sequence is MLVDCLNWRVQNDIDNILSRPIIPPDLYRAVRDSQLIGLSGYSREGLPVFAIGAGLSTLDKASVHYYVQSHIQINEYRDRVILPSASKKHGRPITKCIKVLDMTGLKLSALNQIKLLTIISSIDDLNYPEKTETYYVVNTPYIFSACWKVVKPLLQERTKRKVQVLPGCGREELLKIMDYSSLPHFCKKEGSGSSKHSGRGSENCYSLDHPFHQQLYSYINQQARLRESVEPIKQGSFHVDFPEPPAEGEEASIAKTLESELQKFHNGNGVSDLKINDD
- the LOC130940799 gene encoding SEC14 cytosolic factor-like isoform X1, with the protein product MGLVPEEAVKELQASMDQVEEPLKKTFQNVHQGYVTQTLVRFLKAREWNPSKAHKMLVDCLNWRVQNDIDNILSRPIIPPDLYRAVRDSQLIGLSGYSREGLPVFAIGAGLSTLDKASVHYYVQSHIQINEYRDRVILPSASKKHGRPITKCIKVLDMTGLKLSALNQIKLLTIISSIDDLNYPEKTETYYVVNTPYIFSACWKVVKPLLQERTKRKVQVLPGCGREELLKIMDYSSLPHFCKKEGSGSSKHSGRGSENCYSLDHPFHQQLYSYINQQARLRESVEPIKQGSFHVDFPEPPAEGEEASIAKTLESELQKFHNGNGVSDLKINDD